A stretch of DNA from Nitrospira sp. KM1:
CAGGCCTCAACAGGTTCGAGGCTATGAACATGTCGTCACGTCCCATATGGAGGTTGCCCGGCGTATCGTAGAAGGGGTGGCCGATGCAGGGATCGGGCTACGATCTCTGTCTCGACTGTATGGGCTCGATTTTATTCCGCTTCAAGATGAACGATATGATCTTGTGATTCCAACAAGGCTGCTCGCGGAACACTCGGGGCTAACGGCCTTTTTCGACACCATTGTCAGCCGTGTGTTTCGGTCAGAGATTGAGTCGCTCGGCGGTTACGACACGCGAGAGACCGGGACGATACGCGAGCTTCGCACTCATTCCCGAACATAGTCCGCCCGCATAGTCTTCTCCTTACGCTGAACGTCACCCGCCTGTCGAATCGTATTTTCCAAACGCGCCTTGTCCTCTCATGTTCGGTGCCATCTCTCTGCTCAGATGGCCTATGATTGTGTGCTAGATGAAATATGTATACTTGACATTTTGTAAAGTATACAGTAAATCACTATGCATGACTTTGTCCGGAACGCGATCAACCTTAGCTACGGTGAACCATGGAAGAAATCACGCAGACCAGACCGCGTGTTAGTCGATTGGCGATACGGGCCTGTCCTTCTTGTCAGCACGAGACGCTCGTTTCGAATGGCGCTTTTTGGAAGTGTGAAGTATGCGAGTACGCCGTGGCCTCCCTGGCGCTGACGAAGGATCTACAATTGTCGGGCGACCTTCCCTCGGTTGCACGCCACGCCACGCCGTATCGTCCAGCCCCGCGAATGGCGGTCTCCGCGCGTTCACGAAGTTTCCGAGAACACCTCCTGGGACTGTTGCGGAGCATGTTCAAACCGGAGACGTCCACGGACTATGAAATGGCTCGAGGAGGCTCATTATGGTCACGATGATCAAGGTCGAGAAGCCGCCTGCGACACTACCGCTGACAACCAGTGTCGGACCAAAGACGGTAAACCGCATCGCTGGAACCATACTCGCGACGGGGACTCCTCCCCACGAGGTGCTTCACGTAAGAACGGATGAGGGAGCGTCATTGGACTTACGTATCGACCGAGGAACCAGTGCACCTGCACTTCGTCGTTTTTTTGCAGTGGGACAACGGGTCATGGTCGCCGTGGACGCCGCTGAAGTGAAACTGCACGTTCCATATCCCCAGACTGAGAATCGATGCAATGAATGGTCCGCGAGAGTTGTTTTGGTAGAGCGGGAACGTTCATCGGTGACAGTCAAGATTCTTGGTCAACAGGTTACCCTAAAGAGCACGAGTATCGATCCCTCGGCCATCCGTCCGTTGCGAGTGTGGGATTCGACGAAGATCAGCATTGCCCCGGAAGCCGTACACGTGACGCCGTTAGGGACGTGTTCGCGACTGCGTAGACGGTTATTAACCGAGCAAACAACGGAACGCACGCGCTAAACACGCCTGCTTGTCATGAGAGGGCCTCATGGTAGCGAGATTTTCATATCTCATCGCGATGGCGGTTGGTACGGCTTGTTCGGGCTGTGTATCGACCGGTGATCTCATGTCTGTGCGTCAAGATGTGCAAAAAGAGATGCAGGAGATGCGGTCCAAGTATGATCGATCACTATCGGATAACGAGGCCAAACGGAAAACAATGGAAGAACTTCAGTTGCGTCTTTCAAAAGATATAGACGCGCAGGGAAAAACGCTGGCGTCGCTGGCCACGACGACCCGCGATCTGCAATCAAGACATGAGATGTTGCTAAAAGAACGCGCTTCAGGTCAGAACAGCCATGCATTGGTACGTGACGCGATGTTGCGGGCCTTGAAAACAGAGCAAACCGACTTGGAGCAGCGTCTGAAAAAGACAGCCGAATATATCAGGGAGTTGGAGCAAACCGACGCAAGTGGTCAGCCTGGCAAGACTATTTCGAATACTTCTCTCGCACCTGAGCGATCGGATCACACCTCTGGAGAAGAGAAGCCTGCAACAGATTCAAAACCTGCAAAATAGGTCGACCTCACGAGCGCTATGGCGGAGTGCCCACCACCGTAGCAGCTCGTGCCTCCAGCGGGGATGCTGCCGACCGACCCGTCTCCGCTAGTCTGAACAGGGAGCACGACCCGTGCTCCCTGTTTCTTCAGAGTCAGTCCTGCCATCTGCATCATCCCTCAAAGAGTGAATAACAGATATGATCTCGTCGTTTGCCGATTTGAATAAGTCGGCGCAAAGCGAAAATATCTGCTGTCTTGACGTCCGGGAACAGGGGGAGAGGAGTCATGCCTCTCCCCGAGACCGTTTCATCATGATGGTTTCATCAACCGAATGAGCGTTTCAGATGTCTGAACGCTCATTATTGGATCTCCTCTCCATCATTTGCATGGACGCGGGTTGGTTAGCGCCGCGGTGGCGTTGGGCGATCCCGGCCAAGCCGATCAAGCCGGTGCCGAAGAGAATGAGGGCGGCGGGGGCGGGCACGGGCTGCAATTCGCAGCCGGGGGTGCCGCAAATGCTGAGCAAGCCGTTGGAGGCCAAGAGAGCCCGGCCGACGTCGCTGAGCACGTTGAAGTCAGTGCCGACGCGGGCCTGGCCCTTGATCATGGTGAGGACCTGATCGAAGAGGCCCTGTTGTTGGGCGCTGGTGAAGGTGCCGCTGAGCGTGCCGCCGACGCCGAAACTGCTGGTGTAGGAGGCCGGATCGGTGGCGGGGAGCACGGCTTCGGTGCCGGGCCCCGTGGCCAAGCCCAGGGCATTGCGCCAGCCCGACATGCCGGAGTTCACGGCGACGACGCCGGTATTGTATTGGCCGGCGGCGATCTCGGCCGAGGTGAACGCCGAAGCCGTATTGATGAAGGTGTTGAGCTGGGTGGTGCCTTGTCCGCTGAGCAGCGACCAGCGCGCGGGCTCGGAGCCGGCCGTCACGGTCAGGGGATTGAGCGGACTGCCGCTGAGATCGATATCGACGCGGGGGCCGGCCAGCACGGTCGAAGCCGGGCCGAGGTTGCGGTAGTACTCCTGGGAATTGGCGTAGATCGCCAGGACCAGATCACCGGAGTTAAATTCGAGGGCCGCGGCCTCCACGGCGCTGAGAGCGGCGAGACCGGTGACGAAGGCGGAGAGGGTTTTCAAGCTGTGTGTCCAGGTGCGTGTCATAGTCGGAGATTCCTTTCTCTGGGTGGAGAGTTCTGAGCAGATAAATGTGTGTGTCATCGTTGATATCCGGCTCACGTTAGGCGGCCGAGTTCACGGCCGTCGGCCGGCCGGTGGCCGTGGAGTTGGCGCGGCGTTTTTTCATCCAGGCGTAGCCGACGCCGAGGAGGCCGGTGCTGTAGAGGTACACCGCAGCCGGAAGGGCGACAGGAGCCGGGCCGGCATCGACGACTTTGCCCTGCAGGAAGAACGTGCTGGGATCGCCACCGCCGTGGCTGCCGCTGGACGAGGAGTTCCAATCCCGGCGCTGATTGTCGTAGCCGCCCTTCTCTTGCCAGGAGCTGTGGTGGGACTGCTCATGGCGCCAGTGGCGGGATTTGCCGGAGCGGGGCGACTCCATCGCGGAGTCTTTCAAGAGGTTCTTCCAGGAGATGGAGAACTCCGTGGTCTCGGGATTGTAGAGGCCGGTGGCCTGCCCGCCGATATTCCACAGGCGCAGTTCGCCGCCGTGCTTCTGTGCCAGGAACAGCGAGGATAAGTCGACGGAGATGGAGGAGCCGTGAATGGTGGCGGATGGAGCGGCGGCCCCCAGCACGTTGCTGGTGAGCAGACTGTACTGGCCGTGCTTGCTATCGCCGATCTCGCCCCACGACTGATACTGGCCCAGGGTGAGCGAGCCCTCCTGATTGAACGCGCGCTCGATGGCGCGTTCCTGTTTGAAATTCCCGTTGACGGCGCCGCCGGTGAAATCCAGTTGGGTCACGAGTGCGGCGTGGGCAAAGTCAAGCCCTCCGCCCAGGACACCTGCCAGTACACCGGACAGCACCAATACTCCCTTACGCATAGGTCACATCCTTTCCATCGGCCACCACGCATCTGCAGAGGCCGACTGCTGATTGTTAGTGAGATGAACAATCCTACGCTTTCTGCCTTTCGCTGCGTGTTACCACAACTTCAAATGAGGTCGTCGAGACCGCTGAATGCAGGGAAATTAGTGCATTTCGAGGGGGAAAACGGCAAAGCTGACGAAGGACAAACGAGCGGGGTCAATCAGCCGTCGCAGAGTTCACATGAAATTCACCAAGAGATATGTGAATGACTGCACGGGCAATCAGGAAAAATCCGTGAACGCTTTCCAAGGCGGCGTGGACGATTGGTGTCAAACGTGTCCGGCCATGATCGGCCGTAAAGGGAAGATGCTATCCGAATTGCTGAAGGAGAGGCGTGCAGGTTATTCCAATTCCTCCTGTTCCGTCAGTGCGGCAATCACGCTCAAAAGAGGAATGACCAAAAGAAAAAGCACGAGCAGGATTGCTGTCGTGAATATTTCCCATATCCGTTTGATGATCGTGCCCTCTGGATTACGTGAGGCCGGGTCGATAACAGAACTGTTGATCATGGGGTCCTCCTCCTGCCAAGGCCCATCGTGAGGTAGTCTGTTCGGATTCCGCGCGTAAGCGGATGCAGATCCAATCTGCATATGACGAATTCATGTAGGTGAAGCTCGAGACGCCGGGTGGTGTCACGCTCACTGTCGTCCACGACGGCTGCAAAGACGAAGAAACGTCGATGCGATGCGAAAAGGTGCCGGTGAGTTGGTCGATCCATCGAAGTTCGAATCCGTAGGGAGCCAATGAAAAGTGTGCAGTTGGACCAACAGGAGCAGGGTCGGTCTGGACAGCCGTCGTGCCGCCGTTTTGTGCCGGTGCCGTCGTTGCGGTGATCTCGACGGGGTCGAAACAGAACTGCCGGTCCATTGGACTGGAAGCGATTGCCCAGAGCGAGACGGCCGGGCCGGCCTCTTCTCTGATACGCAAGCAGACCCAGGTGGCATCGATCGCCAGCGGGTAGTCAAATGTCGTGTCTGTAGGAGGCAATACGGCCAACACCGTCCATCCCGCCGAGGTGGAACTGCTGATCTCTATGCGGTGAACAATGGAAGAGGAAGAAACCGCGGGAGCCCAGCTCAATCGGAAGCCGGGGGGAATCAGCGTCAACTTCACGGCTTGAGGTTCAGACATGACCGTGGACGCCACAATGGCCTGATCATTGACCGGTACGCGAACCGGCGCATAACAGAATTGTCTGTCACTGGGACCGCTGTCTTGTGCCCAATCGGACACGATAGCGCCGACCTCACCGCGGATTCGATAACAGACCCACTCCGCTTGGGCGAGCTGATATGAAGAAAATCTTGTGGCGCTGGATGGGAATATTCCAACAAGGGACCAGGAAGGCTGGAGAGAGTTTGAAATCTCGATGCGATGCGGAACCGCAGGGGTATTAGGATCGATCCAGGTCAGTTGAAAGCCCAAGGTATTTATTGTCAACCGGACAGAGGTCGGATCAGACAGACGGACAGGCGGTGGAAGGTCGGTCAGTCCCGAGAGTTCGAAGGAAATGACGGGAGACAGGCTGCTTTCATTGTTGCTCGTGTCGTAGGCAGTGACCGCGCTGAACCAATTGCCGTTGGTTGCAATCTGGGCGTCGGAGCACTTGATGCTGGTGCGGTTGCCGAGATCTTTGACTTGATTTAATTGACTGGCCAAACGGCCCGAGTACAAACGGTATCCCGCAAGGTCGGGTTCGGTATTCGCATTCCAGGATATCTGACAATCCTGGTAAAGAGGGGAGGCGACAGCCACAGTTATGGTCCCCAATCCCTGTAAGGAGAGGACGATCGTATAAGCGATGATTCGACGTAATGCAGCAACCATCAAAGCATCGCTTTTCGAACCATGGGAAATCAATACCCGCGCTGTTAATTGCGGGCAACACCATAGCGCAACCCCTTTGGTTACTGGTTACGTCTGTCCCTAGATCGTGTTAACAAATCGTCAAATAATATGAAGACGTCAGGTTTTGCTTAAGGAGAGACTGTGGCACAGGGGCCCATCTGCCTCCCGCCTCCTTTTTTGCAATTCCGTAACACAAACTTGTAGGTCATGGACCTGCTTCTCGACGTGAGGTCGAGGTATATTGTTTTTTTAATCGAAACCCCAGATTGGGTCAGGCAGTATGTCCTTCACCCAGCGCAACGCAAGATGCATGGGACGTGATGCCATCGGTAGGAGCAGCCCACAGTCGAAATGAGGCAGGAAACGCTGTGAAACTACGACGGAGACTCGTGCGAAGTCTTTTAGCGAGAACCTATGCACTCCGTTTGAGAGCATCTCTTCTCCGTTGCCATAAAAACAAACCTACGGTCATTCATTCAAGAATTAACGGACATGCTCTGTTGGTGCTCGCAAACGAAGATGTCGGTCGCGCAATACATTTTGGCGGTTCTTACGAGACGAATGAAACTGAATATCTTCGCAAGATGATACGTTCTGATGCCGTATGCGTTGACGTTGGAGCCAACGTTGGATACTACACCATGCTCATGGCACAGACAGCTAGTGGGGGGAGTGTTCATGCCTTTGAACCTATCGCCCTTAATGCTGCGTTATTGCGCGCCACTATTGAACTAAATGGCATGAGCAATGTTCGTATTAACCAATGTGCCTTGGGAAATTCTATCGGGGTTGTCTCATTCTCACAATCTTCCGATAGTGCATACTCGTCAATTCATGATACTCAACGTAAGCCGCTCGAGCGTACTCTGACGGTTCCAGTCACGACATTAGACAGTTATCTTGAACGTGAAGGCGTAAAGCGAGTGGATATTTTAAAAGCTGACGTTGAGGGTGCAGAAGGTTTAGTCGTGGCAGGAGCGTCCAGGTTGCTGAGTGATGAAACAAGAAGGCCGCACATAGTTTTACTGGAGTTGTTTGATCAGAATCTCCAAGCGTTTGGCAGTTCTGTCAAGACGGTTATAGAGGACATGCAGCGCTTCGCGTATCGACCGTTTGTCATAACCGACAAAGCAAGATTGGTTCAGTACAGTGATGAGTCGAAGGCACATTATTACAATGTCTTGTTTCTTCCAACCACGATGAAGACGCTCACTAATTAATTATGGAGTCGAACCTCTCCTCTTCTTTCTTTTTCCTTCGCGTGGCCACGCTGAGTCTTGCCATCACGGTCCTCTTCATGCCGAAGATAGGAACGGCAGCCACTGTTTATATCAACCCTACATGCAGCAACAACGGCGATGGAACAATGAAGGATCCCTGTGCCGGGTCACGCGGCGCGCCAGGGCCTCGTAACACCTGGACGGGATTAACTTGGATCCCCGGGAATACCTATGCGGGACAAGGTGGAACGATTTCCAATCTCACGGATTTTATCGTCGAAGCCAGCGGGACGTCAGGGAACCCGATCACCATCACAAGCTATGGAAGGGGGCGACATGTCTTGAATGGAAATGATTCTTATGCCATCGCGTTCATCAACCGGTCATATGTCATCTTTGATAATGTTGAAGTTCGGAGCAACACTCAGCACGGTATCTATTTTGCGAATACTGCCTCATCCAGCAACCTCGTCATTCAAAATTGTCACTTCACTGACATTGTAGGTAACGCCATCCAATTCGGGGAAAGTGGCCGCAACACAGATTTCGATAACGTCACGATCGTCAACAACAAGTTCGACAGTATCGGCGGGGGAGGAATTGTCAACGCTCCGATTGATGTCGGCTCAGCGCAAAACTGGAACAACCTCACCATCGCCAACAACACCTTCACCAACATGGGAACATCATCGGCCAACAGCGCCATTGATTTTTTGATGTCCGCAGGAACGTCCGCCACAATGACGAATCTGACCATTACCGGAAATGTCATCAGCCAAACGAATGTAGGGGAAACTACAACCGCAGTTCCATCCATCCGTCTGGTGAGAAGCCCCATGGGATCAGCAGCCGAAAATCGATTTTCCAATGTCGATATCAGCGACAACACGATTACGACGACCGATATGGGAATGATTTTCCTTGCCCATGCAATGTCGCCCGCCCGCATTGCGAATAACGCGATTTATAACCTCGCCTCGAATGCGGCGGTTGCGGTGTTTTACAGCGATGGTGTTGAGGTGTCAGGAAATACAATTCGCAACATCGCGCCTCTCGCCGTGTCGAAGTACATCGACGGCGCGGGACTGGATTTGGAAGTGAACAGCAATTTATCGGTGCATGGCAATACGATCACGGGGAATCTCGGTCATGCCAGTCAGGTCAATTCAGGGCAAGGCATCTATATCTATAATGACAAAGGCTCGCTGGTGTTCAGCAACCTTCTGGTGGGGAACAAGCTCGGCATCATGTCGGATGCAGGCGTCAGTATGACGACGTTCGCCAACAACACCATCGTCAATTCCAGTAAATACGGAATCTGGGCGTCGCCCTTTGCAAACTATGGGCATTGGTTCGTCAATAACATCATCACGGGTTCAGGCGAGTATGGCATCCTCACCGCGGGTGTGACAGACCAGAAGTTGACCACCAATCTGTTTTTTGGGAATAGGTCCGGGAACTATGGAAAGCAGATCGGCGGCGTGTCCGATTTGACAGTTGACCCGCTTTACATAGGCCCTGGAAACTTTGAACTCCAGGCAGCTTCTCCTGCCATTCGTGCTGGAACGTGGTGGGGACCTCCCTGTGTTGACCTACGGGGACGCTCATGTTTCCAGGGACGAATGGCTCTCGGCGTCTACCAACCGTCTCAGTACCTGACTAACCCAAGTGGTCTGACAGTTCGTTAAGGGCTGGGCGAATGTCACTCTTAACAATTAGTTAACACAAACTTGACGAAACGATTTGCACGGAACGACCGGGAGCCGGTAGGGTATGGTCCATCGGATGGACAGTGGGCATTCCGTGCGCTCGGTCTAGGATGTAGGGGAGCCCTTTTACTAAGGGCGAGGTAAGCAAGGTCCGGTGTCAGATACTGCGAATCAATGAAGCTTCTCCAAGCCGTCCCACACGATTTGCTCGAAGCAGTTTCACATCGTGTGAGTGACGCAATATCAATAAAATCCCATCCATAGCATGACAAAGTCGTTGCGGATTGCGCTGCGGCAATGTGGAAGTGTCATCCGGGTTAGTCCAGCATTGATAGCGGCGTATTAAATGCCCAGTTATGATTCTGAAACGTCATATCTTCACGAGCGCCACTTCCTCAGTGGCTCAGGTCGTCATAAGCGGCATCTCGCTCCTTCTGCTGTACAGGTTCCTTCTCGAAACGATTGGCATCGCGCAGTTGGGGATCTGGTCGTTGGTGCTGGCGATTAGTTCAACCGTGCAGGCCGCGAATTTCGGCTTGACGGGA
This window harbors:
- a CDS encoding right-handed parallel beta-helix repeat-containing protein: MNGNDSYAIAFINRSYVIFDNVEVRSNTQHGIYFANTASSSNLVIQNCHFTDIVGNAIQFGESGRNTDFDNVTIVNNKFDSIGGGGIVNAPIDVGSAQNWNNLTIANNTFTNMGTSSANSAIDFLMSAGTSATMTNLTITGNVISQTNVGETTTAVPSIRLVRSPMGSAAENRFSNVDISDNTITTTDMGMIFLAHAMSPARIANNAIYNLASNAAVAVFYSDGVEVSGNTIRNIAPLAVSKYIDGAGLDLEVNSNLSVHGNTITGNLGHASQVNSGQGIYIYNDKGSLVFSNLLVGNKLGIMSDAGVSMTTFANNTIVNSSKYGIWASPFANYGHWFVNNIITGSGEYGILTAGVTDQKLTTNLFFGNRSGNYGKQIGGVSDLTVDPLYIGPGNFELQAASPAIRAGTWWGPPCVDLRGRSCFQGRMALGVYQPSQYLTNPSGLTVR
- a CDS encoding FkbM family methyltransferase, with product MRSLLARTYALRLRASLLRCHKNKPTVIHSRINGHALLVLANEDVGRAIHFGGSYETNETEYLRKMIRSDAVCVDVGANVGYYTMLMAQTASGGSVHAFEPIALNAALLRATIELNGMSNVRINQCALGNSIGVVSFSQSSDSAYSSIHDTQRKPLERTLTVPVTTLDSYLEREGVKRVDILKADVEGAEGLVVAGASRLLSDETRRPHIVLLELFDQNLQAFGSSVKTVIEDMQRFAYRPFVITDKARLVQYSDESKAHYYNVLFLPTTMKTLTN